From the Brassica napus cultivar Da-Ae chromosome A8, Da-Ae, whole genome shotgun sequence genome, one window contains:
- the LOC106362262 gene encoding 3-ketoacyl-CoA synthase 3: MDLLCLLSSLLISYLIFKIWKRIDCKRDQNCYILDYQCHKPSDDRMVSTQFSGEIILRNKHLRLNEYKFLLKAIVSSGIGEQTYAPRLFFEGREECPTQQDALSEMEEFYIDTIKKLLERNKLSPTDIDVLVVNVAMLNSAPSLSARIVNHYKMREDIKVFNLTAMGCSASVISVDIVKNIFKTYKNKLALVVTSESLSQNWYSGNNRSMILANCLFRSGGCAVLLTNKRSLSGKAMFKLKCLVRTHHGAREDSYNACVQKEDELGRVGIHLDKTLPKAATRAFVDNLKVITPKILPVTELFRFMLSLLLKKLRGNPSKGSTAVAQAAPKAGINFKTGIDHFCIHTGGKAVIDAIGYSLDLSEYDLEPARMTLHRFGNTSASSLWYVLGYMEAKKRLRRGDRVFMISFGAGFKCNSCVWEVVRDLNVGESLGNVWNHCIDQYPPQSIVNPFLEKYGWIREEDDHDTFKIREEAM; encoded by the exons atggATCTTCTAtgtctcctctcttctcttctcatctCTTACCTCATCTTCAAGATCTGGAAACGCATAGATTGCAAAAGAGATCAAAACTGCTACATCTTGGACTACCAATGTCACAAACCTTCTGACGATCGTATGGTGAGTACTCAATTCAGCGGTGAGATCATCCTTCGAAACAAACACCTTAGACTCAACGAGTACAAGTTCCTCCTCAAAGCCATCGTTAGTTCAGGTATCGGAGAGCAAACGTACGCACCAAGGCTCTTTTTTGAAGGCCGTGAAGAGTGTCCTACTCAACAAGATGCGCTCTCGGAGATGGAAGAGTTTTACATAGACACAATCAAGAAACTCCTCGAGAGAAACAAACTCTCACCTACGGATATCGACGTCCTTGTAGTCAACGTTGCGATGCTAAACTCAGCACCTTCTCTATCTGCAAGAATCGTTAACCACTACAAGATGAGAGAAGACATAAAA GTATTCAACTTGACGGCAATGGGATGTAGCGCTAGTGTTATCTCCGTAGACATCGTTAAAAACATCTTCAAAACGTACAAGAACAAGCTTGCTCTTGTTGTAACATCAGAGTCGCTTAGTCAGAACTGGTACAGCGGAAACAACCGGTCTATGATCCTAGCTAACTGCTTGTTCCGATCCGGTGGCTGCGCCGTTCTCTTGACCAACAAGCGTAGTCTGAGCGGTAAAGCCATGTTTAAGCTCAAGTGTTTGGTACGGACCCACCATGGAGCCAGAGAAGATTCATACAACGCATGTGTCCAAAAAGAGGACGAGCTAGGCCGTGTCGGTATCCACTTAGACAAGACTCTTCCAAAAGCAGCGACTCGGGCCTTCGTAGACAACCTCAAAGTCATCACTCCCAAGATTCTTCCCGTGACCGAGCTCTTTAGGTTCATGTTGAGTCTTCTCCTCAAGAAGCTTCGTGGAAACCCTAGCAAAGGCTCCACGGCAGTGGCTCAGGCAGCTCCAAAGGCAGGGATTAACTTCAAGACTGGTATTGACCATTTCTGCATTCACACGGGAGGTAAAGCCGTTATCGACGCAATAGGTTACAGCCTCGACTTGTCCGAATACGATCTTGAACCGGCGAGGATGACGCTACACCGGTTTGGGAACACGTCAGCGAGTAGCTTGTGGTATGTTTTGGGGTATATGGAAGCTAAGAAGAGGCTGAGAAGAGGAGACAGAGTGTTCATGATAAGCTTTGGGGCAGGTTTCAAGTGCAATAGTTGCGTTTGGGAGGTTGTGAGGGATCTTAACGTTGGAGAATCTTTGGGGAATGTTTGGAACCATTGCATTGATCAGTACCCTCCACAATCTATTGTGAATCCTTTTCTTGAGAAGTATGGTTGGATTCGTGAAGAAGATGATCATGACACTTTCAAGATCCGCGAAGAAGCTATGTGA
- the LOC106362260 gene encoding pentatricopeptide repeat-containing protein At1g07740, mitochondrial translates to MHRRLSSSPLTTIASRHHYHTSQSVKPTKKPNIHEQTTIHKVTRKPWEEVPFLTDLKQTEETEEALSLFHHYQQMGFRHDYPSYSSLIYKLAKSRDFDAVDQILLLVHHRNVRCRESLFIGLIQHYGKANSIDKAVDVFHKMTSFDCVRTIQSLNTLINVLVDSNELEKAKTFVDGAKDMGLRPNSVSFNVLIKGFLEKCDWEGARKVFDEMLEREVQPTVVTYNSLIGFLCRSNDVGEAKSLLEDMMVKRIRPNHVTFALLMKGLCCKGEYNEAKKLMFDMEYRGCKPGLVNYGVLMSDLGKRGKIDEARLLLNEMKKRRIKPDVVIYNILVNHLCSEGRASEAYRTLMEMQMKGCKPNAATYRMMVDGFCRIGDFDSALSILNAMLASRHAPTPATFVCLVDGLVKGGNLDHACFVLEVMGKKNLSFGSGAWEKLVNGLCIKDGGGCCEALSKVIST, encoded by the coding sequence ATGCATAGAAGACTATCCTCCTCTCCTCTTACCACCATCGCATCCCGACATCATTACCACACATCTCAATCTGTCAAACCCACAAAGAAACCCAACATCCACGAACAAACAACAATTCACAAAGTCACAAGAAAGCCATGGGAAGAAGTTCCGTTTCTCACCGATCTCAAACAAACcgaagaaacagaggaagctCTGTCTCTCTTCCACCACTACCAGCAAATGGGTTTCCGACACGACTACCCATCTTACTCCTCACTCATCTACAAACTCGCCAAGTCACGTGACTTCGACGCAGTCGACCAAATCCTCCTCCTCGTCCACCACCGTAACGTCCGATGCAGAGAATCCCTCTTCATCGGATTGATTCAGCACTACGGAAAAGCAAACTCAATTGATAAAGCCGTCGACGTGTTCCACAAAATGACGTCGTTTGACTGCGTCCGTACGATCCAGTCTCTCAACACTCTCATCAACGTCCTCGTCGATAGTAACGAATTAGAAAAAGCTAAAACATTTGTCGACGGAGCTAAAGATATGGGTTTGCGTCCGAACTCTGTTTCCTTCAATGTATTGATCAAAGGGTTTTTAGAGAAATGTGATTGGGAAGGTGCGCGCAaggtgttcgacgaaatgcTTGAGAGAGAAGTGCAACCGACCGTTGTGACTTATAATAGTTTAATCGGATTCTTGTGCCGGAGTAACGACGTGGGGGAGGCGAAAAGCTTGCTTGAAGATATGATGGTGAAGAGAATACGCCCCAATCACGTGACGTTCGCGTTGTTGATGAAGGGTTTGTGTTGTAAAGGAGAGTACAACGAGGCCAAGAAGCTGATGTTCGATATGGAGTATCGTGGGTGTAAACCGGGCTTGGTTAACTACGGGGTTTTGATGAGTGATCTTGGAAAGAGAGGGAAGATAGATGAGGCAAGGCTTTTACTAAatgagatgaagaagaggaggataAAGCCAGATGTTGTGATCTACAACATTCTTGTGAATCATCTTTGTAGTGAAGGGAGAGCCTCAGAGGCTTATAGAACGCTAATGGAGATGCAGATGAAAGGTTGCAAGCCTAATGCGGCTACCTACCGTATGATGGTTGATGGGTTTTGTCGTATTGGGGATTTTGATTCTGCGTTGAGTATTTTGAATGCGATGCTTGCGAGTAGACACGCGCCTACACCTGCAACGTTTGTGTGTTTGGTTGATGGGTTGGTAAAAGGAGGTAACTTGGACCATGCTTGCTTTGTGTTGGAGGTGatgggaaagaaaaatttaagCTTTGGATCTGGTGCTTGGGAAAAACTAGTTAATGGTCTCTGTATTAAGGATGGAGGAGGTTGTTGTGAGGCTTTGTCAAAAGTTATTTCTACCTAA
- the LOC106362261 gene encoding dirigent protein 25-like yields the protein MAGCKILFLFVLSLAITFVSPARLLNEEEDIGLVPVPTTTSGSGLFPTSTGITTGASPASGGSGPLNTLSGSGPLPTTGSGSLPVASSVPLPATVPGSLPTTGSGPVPVASSGPLPAAGSGPLPTAGSGAGGLLPDHTLVFFMHDILGGSNPTARAVTGVVANAALSGQLPFAKPNGANLPVSNGVPSNSNNNGILNNNNVPLLVGLGGTTSSILQNNGNSLLNGLPVANGGQLPSGSSLQMLMFGTMTVMDNELTEGHELGSGLLGKAQGFYVASAVDGTSQTMAFTAMFESGGYEDSISFFGVHRTAASESHLGVMGGTGKYVNARGYAVVKTYTGGSGNTQQPHQFTDGLETVLECTVYLSY from the coding sequence ATGGCAGGCTGCAAGATactctttctctttgttttatctCTTGCCATTACTTTTGTCTCTCCTGCTCGGCTtcttaatgaagaagaagatattggcTTGGTCCCTGTGCCTACCACAACGTCTGGTTCAGGCCTCTTCCCCACTTCAACTGGTATCACTACAGGTGCAAGTCCAGCCTCAGGCGGTTCAGGTCCTTTGAATACTTTAAGTGGCTCTGGACCTCTACCAACCACTGGTTCTGGTTCTTTACCGGTTGCTAGTTCGGTTCCCTTGCCTGCTACTGTCCCCGGTTCTCTTCCAACCACCGGTTCAGGTCCCGTTCCGGTTGCTAGTTCTGGTCCTTTGCCTGCTGCTGGTTCAGGGCCTTTGCCGACTGCTGGCTCAGGTGCAGGTGGTTTACTTCCCGACCACACATTAGTCTTCTTTATGCACGATATACTCGGTGGCTCAAACCCAACAGCCAGGGCTGTGACCGGAGTCGTTGCAAACGCAGCTCTCAGTGGCCAGCTTCCATTCGCCAAACCCAACGGCGCAAACCTCCCTGTCAGCAACGGCGTTCCATCTAACAGTAACAACAACGGAAtcctcaacaacaacaacgtcCCGCTTCTGGTCGGTCTGGGAGGAACCACTTCCAGCATTCTACAGAACAACGGGAACAGCCTCTTGAACGGTCTCCCCGTGGCTAATGGCGGTCAGCTCCCATCTGGTTCGTCCCTTCAGATGCTCATGTTTGGGACGATGACGGTGATGGACAACGAGCTAACGGAAGGGCATGAGCTCGGGTCAGGTCTGCTTGGCAAAGCTCAGGGCTTCTACGTGGCGAGCGCGGTGGATGGAACTAGCCAGACTATGGCCTTCACGGCTATGTTTGAGAGTGGTGGTTATGAAGATAGCATCAGTTTCTTCGGTGTGCATAGAACGGCTGCATCGGAATCTCATCTTGGGGTCATGGGTGGTACGGGGAAGTATGTGAATGCGAGAGGATATGCCGTTGTCAAGACTTATACTGGTGGCAGTGGGAACACACAGCAGCCGCACCAGTTCACAGATGGGCTTGAGACTGTTCTGGAGTGCACCGTTTATCTTTcttactag
- the LOC106360265 gene encoding glutelin type-D 1-like, whose amino-acid sequence MELDLTPKLPKQVYGGDGGSYHAWCPEELPMLKEGNIGAAKLALEQHGFAVPRYSDSPKVAYVLQGSGTAGIVLPEKEEKVIAIKKGDSIALPFGVVTWWFNSEETELVILFLGETHKAHKAGQFTDFYLTGSNGIFTGFSTEFVGRAWDLEESVVKTLVGSQTGKGIVKLEAGFKMPQPKVEDRDGFVLNCLEAPLDVDIKDGGRVVVLNTKNLPLVGQVGFGADLVQIDGHSMCSPGFSCDSALQVTYIVAGSGRVQVVGADGKRVLETHITAGSLFIVPRFFVVSKIADPEGMSWFSIVTTPDPIFTHLAGRTSVWKALSPEVLQAAFKVDPEVEESFRFKRTSDAIFFPPSN is encoded by the exons ATGGAGCTTGATCTTACACCAAAGCTGCCAAAGCAAGTGTACGGAGGAGATGGAGGATCGTACCATGCATGGTGTCCAGAAGAGTTGCCGATGCTTAAAGAGGGTAACATTGGAGCAGCAAAGCTTGCCCTTGAGCAGCACGGGTTCGCTGTTCCTCGTTACTCTGATTCCCCTAAGGTTGCCTACGTTCTTCAAG GATCTGGAACTGCCGGAATTGTCCTCCCTGAGAAGGAGGAGAAGGTGATAGCTATCAAGAAAGGTGACTCTATTGCTCTTCCTTTTGGTGTGGTTACATGGTGGTTCAACAGTGAGGAAACCGAGCTTGTTATCCTCTTCCTTGGTGAAACACACAAGGCTCACAAAGCAGGACAGTTCACTGACTTCTACCTCACCGGCTCAAACGGAATCTTCACCGGTTTCTCCACTGAGTTTGTAGGGAGAGCATGGGATTTGGAAGAGAGCGTAGTGAAGACACTTGTCGGTTCTCAAACTGGTAAAGGCATTGTGAAGCTGGAGGCCGGTTTCAAAATGCCACAACCTAAGGTGGAGGACCGTGATGGGTTTGTGCTGAACTGTTTGGAAGCTCCTCTTGATGTAGACATCAAGGACGGTGGGAGAGTTGTTGTCTTGAACACCAAGAACCTTCCTCTGGTTGGGCAGGTTGGGTTTGGTGCTGATCTTGTTCAGATCGATGGACATTCCATGTGTTCACCTGGTTTCTCTTGTGACTCGGCTCTTCAAGTGACTTACATTGTTGCTGGTAGTGGAAGAGTCCAAGTGGTTGGTGCTGATGGGAAAAGAGTTCTTGAGACTCATATCACAGCTGGTTCTCTCTTCATTGTTCCAAGGTTCTTTGTGGTTTCAAAGATTGCTGATCCTGAGGGCATGTCTTGGTTCTCCATCGTGACTACtcccga TCCAATCTTCACACATTTGGCTGGGAGGACATCGGTTTGGAAGGCATTGTCCCCAGAGGTTTTGCAAGCTGCGTTTAAGGTTGATCCAGAGGTGGAGGAGTCCTTCCGCTTTAAGAGAACTTCGGACGCCATCTTCTTCCCTCCTTCCAACTGA
- the LOC106362259 gene encoding DNA repair protein RAD51 homolog 4 isoform X1, which translates to MAPLKHLEMENSIIDACFRDFCASHGILTVEDFLLHDLYELAAFAEREANADRLKEGITVMLSLIEVKCRPLLNGMELLEDLQRNKHTLSSGDNGADSLLQGGLREGQLTELVGPSSSGKTQFCMQASASVAEKQDGRVFYIDTGNSFCARRIAQFICGSSDAAALRKRVLSRISCHTVYDIYTMFDTLQGLEVALRSQVQMNVNEYRLRLLVVDSISSLITPILGGSGSQGRALMVALGYLLKKLAHEHNIAVLVTNHTVGAGESGKTKPALGETWKSIPHVRLMLSRDHRNSNCTISILKHTSMFLCVFVFFIAFWQNCADHNSQGQSTMFIANFLWSSAGFT; encoded by the exons ATGGCGCCTCTCAAACATCTGGAGATGGAGAATTCAATCATCGACGCATGTTTCCGAGACTTCTGCGCTTCTCATGGGATTCTCACAG TTGAAGATTTCCTTCTTCATGACCTCTATGAACTTGCTGCGTTCGCTGAAAGAGAAGCGAATGCTGATAGATTGAAGGAG GGCATCACTGTGATGCTTTCTTTGATAGAGGTTAAGTGTCGGCCATTGTTGAATGGTATGGAGTTGTTGGAGGATCTGCAGCGTAATAAACACACTCTATCGAGTGGAGACAACGG GGCGGACTCATTACTTCAAGGTGGGCTACGTGAGGGTCAGCTGACAGAGCTTGTTGGACCATCGTCTTCTGGTAAAACACAA TTTTGTATGCAAGCTAGTGCGAGCGTGGCAGAGAAGCAAGATGGGAGGGTCTTTTATATAGACACGGGGAACTCTTTTTGTGCCCGACGCATTGCTCAATTCATCTGTGGAAGTTCGGATGCTGCTGCTTTACGAAAG AGAGTCTTGAGCAGGATATCATGTCACACGGTCTATGACATCTATACAATGTTTGATACGCTGCAAGGTCTAGAGGTTGCTTTGAGGTCTCAG GTGCAGATGAATGTGAACGAATACCGGTTACGATTGTTAGTCGTTGATTCAATCTCTTCTCTGATTACCCCAATCCTCGGAGGCAGTGGCTCACAGG GACGCGCTTTGATGGTGGCACTTGGATATCTGCTTAAGAAGCTGGCACATGAACATAACATTGCTGTACTG GTGACGAACCACACGGTGGGTGCTGGAGAAAGCGGTAAAACCAAACCGGCTCTTGGCGAAACCTGGAAAAGCATTCCGCACGTGAGACTTATGCTATCGCGTGACCACAGGAACAGCAACTGCACTATCTCCATCTTAAAACACACATCAATG TTTCTGTGtgtatttgttttctttatagCCTTCTGGCAAAACTGTGCGGACCATAACTCGCAAGGACAATCAACAATGTTTATAGCCAACTTCTTATGGAGCAGTGCTGGTTTCACATAA
- the LOC106362258 gene encoding 40S ribosomal protein S15a, whose amino-acid sequence MVRISVLNDALKSMFNAEKRGKRQVMIRPSSKVIIKFLIVMQKHGYIGEFEYVDDHRSGKIVVELNGRLNKCGVISPRFDVGVKEIEGWTARLLPSRQFGYIVLTTSAGIMDHEEARRKNVGGKVLGFFY is encoded by the exons ATGGTGAGAATCAGTGTACTCAACGATGCTCTCAAGAGCATGTTCAATGCGGAGAAACGAGGCAAGAGGCAGGTCATGATCAGGCCCTCCTCAAAAGTCATCATCAAGTTCCTCATCGTCATGCAGAAGCAcg GTTACATTGGTGAGTTTGAGTACGTCGATGACCACCGTTCCGGCAAAATCGTTGTGGAGTTGAACGGGAGGTTGAACAAATGTGGCGTTATCAGCCCTCGTTTTGATGTTGGTGTTAAGGAGATTGAAGGTTGGACTGCTCGTCTGCTTCCTTCCAGACAG TTTGGGTACATTGTGTTGACTACTTCAGCTGGGATTATGGACCATGAAGAAGCCAGGAGAAAGAATGTCGGAGGCAAGGTCCTCGGTTTCTTCTATTGA
- the LOC106360266 gene encoding non-specific lipid-transfer protein 2 — translation MCWNPIVSMKFTGVVCIAFVIVLLSALAPTKAVFEEKVACIPTELMTCIPALQTGSQPSADCCGKLKEQESCLCGYIQNPLFSQYVTSENAHKVLATCGISYPTC, via the coding sequence ATGTGTTGGAACCCAATAGTCAGCATGAAGTTCACAGGAGTAGTATGCATCGCATTTGTGATAGTCCTTCTGTCGGCTTTAGCTCCGACCAAAGCAGTCTTTGAAGAGAAAGTGGCATGCATCCCGACAGAACTTATGACATGTATACCAGCATTACAAACCGGAAGTCAACCGTCCGCTGACTGCTGCGGAAAACTGAAAGAACAAGAGTCGTGTTTGTGTGGTTACATACAAAATCCATTGTTTTCTCAGTATGTTACATCTGAAAATGCTCACAAAGTTTTAGCGACTTGTGGTATATCTTATCCTACttgttaa
- the LOC106362259 gene encoding DNA repair protein RAD51 homolog 4 isoform X2: MAPLKHLEMENSIIDACFRDFCASHGILTVEDFLLHDLYELAAFAEREANADRLKEGITVMLSLIEVKCRPLLNGMELLEDLQRNKHTLSSGDNGADSLLQGGLREGQLTELVGPSSSGKTQFCMQASASVAEKQDGRVFYIDTGNSFCARRIAQFICGSSDAAALRKRVLSRISCHTVYDIYTMFDTLQGLEVALRSQVQMNVNEYRLRLLVVDSISSLITPILGGSGSQGRALMVALGYLLKKLAHEHNIAVLVTNHTVGAGESGKTKPALGETWKSIPHVRLMLSRDHRNSNCTISILKHTSMPSGKTVRTITRKDNQQCL; encoded by the exons ATGGCGCCTCTCAAACATCTGGAGATGGAGAATTCAATCATCGACGCATGTTTCCGAGACTTCTGCGCTTCTCATGGGATTCTCACAG TTGAAGATTTCCTTCTTCATGACCTCTATGAACTTGCTGCGTTCGCTGAAAGAGAAGCGAATGCTGATAGATTGAAGGAG GGCATCACTGTGATGCTTTCTTTGATAGAGGTTAAGTGTCGGCCATTGTTGAATGGTATGGAGTTGTTGGAGGATCTGCAGCGTAATAAACACACTCTATCGAGTGGAGACAACGG GGCGGACTCATTACTTCAAGGTGGGCTACGTGAGGGTCAGCTGACAGAGCTTGTTGGACCATCGTCTTCTGGTAAAACACAA TTTTGTATGCAAGCTAGTGCGAGCGTGGCAGAGAAGCAAGATGGGAGGGTCTTTTATATAGACACGGGGAACTCTTTTTGTGCCCGACGCATTGCTCAATTCATCTGTGGAAGTTCGGATGCTGCTGCTTTACGAAAG AGAGTCTTGAGCAGGATATCATGTCACACGGTCTATGACATCTATACAATGTTTGATACGCTGCAAGGTCTAGAGGTTGCTTTGAGGTCTCAG GTGCAGATGAATGTGAACGAATACCGGTTACGATTGTTAGTCGTTGATTCAATCTCTTCTCTGATTACCCCAATCCTCGGAGGCAGTGGCTCACAGG GACGCGCTTTGATGGTGGCACTTGGATATCTGCTTAAGAAGCTGGCACATGAACATAACATTGCTGTACTG GTGACGAACCACACGGTGGGTGCTGGAGAAAGCGGTAAAACCAAACCGGCTCTTGGCGAAACCTGGAAAAGCATTCCGCACGTGAGACTTATGCTATCGCGTGACCACAGGAACAGCAACTGCACTATCTCCATCTTAAAACACACATCAATG CCTTCTGGCAAAACTGTGCGGACCATAACTCGCAAGGACAATCAACAATGTTTATAG
- the LOC106360267 gene encoding non-specific lipid-transfer protein 2, producing the protein MRFTGVVCIAFVIVLVSALAPTKADLEEKVACIPTELMTCIPALQTGSQPSAECCGKLKEQESCLCGYIQNPLFSQYVTSENAHKILATCGIPYPTC; encoded by the coding sequence ATGAGGTTCACAGGAGTAGTATGCATCGCGTTTGTGATAGTCCTTGTGTCGGCTTTAGCTCCGACCAAAGCAGACTTGGAAGAGAAAGTGGCATGCATCCCGACAGAACTTATGACATGCATACCAGCATTACAAACCGGAAGTCAACCGTCTGCTGAATGCTGCGGAAAACTGAAAGAACAAGAGTCGTGTTTGTGTGGTTACATACAAAATCCATTGTTTTCTCAGTATGTTACATCTGAAAATGCTCACAAAATTTTAGCGACTTGTGGCATCCCTTATCCTacttgttaa